One window from the genome of Cryomorphaceae bacterium encodes:
- a CDS encoding tRNA preQ1(34) S-adenosylmethionine ribosyltransferase-isomerase QueA, whose product MVQRTRLSDFNFHLPPELLAEHPAPTRDGSRLMVIHRESGRIEHRSFPDIQSYFGAGDCLVLNNTQVVPARMEVRKNRMDGALIELLLIEEVAGEPHTWNVLLDPLKKLRLGHRLVFGNNELKAEIVAEAGERERHIRFFFEGSSDELRGQLYQLGCT is encoded by the coding sequence TTGGTGCAACGAACAAGGCTTTCTGATTTTAACTTTCACCTTCCGCCCGAATTGCTGGCGGAGCACCCCGCACCTACCCGCGATGGCTCGAGGCTGATGGTGATTCATCGCGAGAGCGGGCGTATTGAGCACCGCAGCTTTCCGGATATCCAGTCGTATTTTGGAGCGGGAGATTGCCTCGTGCTGAACAACACACAAGTGGTTCCGGCCAGGATGGAGGTGCGCAAAAACCGCATGGACGGCGCACTTATCGAACTGTTGCTGATAGAAGAAGTGGCAGGTGAACCGCACACCTGGAACGTGCTCCTCGACCCACTGAAGAAACTCCGCCTGGGGCATCGTCTGGTTTTTGGCAACAATGAACTTAAAGCAGAAATTGTAGCCGAAGCCGGCGAGCGCGAAAGGCACATACGCTTTTTCTTTGAGGGCTCATCCGACGAACTTCGCGGGCAGCTCTACCAACTGGGCTGCAC
- the rfaD gene encoding ADP-glyceromanno-heptose 6-epimerase, producing MIVLTGAAGFIGSCVLGFLNREGYRDIVIADDFSVPDKKVNWHNKTFSEKVDRSELFSWIDRHENRIQIIIHLGARTDTTEFDHRIFDALNLHYSQEIWQRCCKYGIPLIYASSAATYGLGEHGYTDSHEVVSHLRPLNPYGESKNNFDKWALAQADKPFFWAGLKFFNVYGPNEYHKGRMASVILHAFRQIKEHGKVKLFRSHNPEYRDGEQLRDFVYVMDVVRICKFLMENRPESGLYNLGTGQARTFLDLTQATFKAMELEPDIDFMDTPADIRDKYQYFTEADMGKLRSAGYSTPFTSLEDGVHDYVQHYLMNNLVY from the coding sequence ATGATTGTTCTCACCGGTGCGGCCGGGTTCATCGGAAGTTGTGTACTGGGATTCCTCAACCGCGAGGGATACCGTGATATTGTCATTGCCGATGATTTCAGCGTGCCGGATAAGAAGGTGAATTGGCATAACAAGACTTTTTCCGAAAAGGTTGACCGCAGCGAGCTTTTCTCGTGGATTGACCGCCACGAAAACCGCATCCAGATCATCATTCACCTCGGGGCGCGCACAGATACCACCGAATTTGACCACCGCATTTTTGACGCACTCAACCTGCACTACTCGCAGGAAATCTGGCAACGCTGCTGCAAATACGGCATTCCTCTGATTTACGCATCATCCGCAGCTACCTACGGCCTGGGTGAACACGGCTACACCGACAGTCACGAGGTGGTTTCTCATCTCAGGCCGCTCAACCCCTACGGAGAGTCAAAAAACAATTTTGACAAGTGGGCGCTGGCGCAAGCAGACAAACCTTTCTTCTGGGCCGGACTTAAGTTTTTCAACGTGTACGGCCCCAACGAGTACCACAAAGGCCGAATGGCATCAGTGATATTACACGCGTTTCGGCAAATTAAGGAGCACGGCAAGGTGAAACTCTTCCGCTCGCACAATCCCGAATACCGCGACGGTGAACAACTGCGCGATTTTGTGTACGTGATGGACGTGGTGCGGATTTGTAAATTCCTGATGGAAAACCGCCCCGAGTCCGGATTGTACAACCTCGGCACCGGACAAGCGCGCACTTTTTTGGATTTGACCCAAGCCACCTTCAAAGCCATGGAACTGGAGCCGGATATTGACTTTATGGACACCCCGGCAGACATTCGCGACAAGTACCAATACTTTACCGAGGCCGATATGGGCAAACTGCGCTCGGCCGGTTACAGTACACCTTTCACTTCGCTCGAAGATGGTGTGCACGACTATGTTCAGCATTACCTTATGAACAACCTGGTTTACTGA
- a CDS encoding 6-carboxytetrahydropterin synthase yields MVYVTRRERFNAAHKLWNEEWSAEKNHEVFGKCAHPNWHGHNYELFVTVKGEPHPDTGYCVDLKHLSDLLDERVVEVFDHRNINLDVPQMQGVLTSTENIVIAIWEMIEAPIRELGCTLHKVELRETENNSAEYYGPQQV; encoded by the coding sequence ATTGTGTACGTAACGCGCCGCGAGCGATTCAACGCGGCCCACAAGCTCTGGAACGAGGAATGGAGCGCCGAAAAAAACCACGAGGTTTTTGGCAAATGCGCCCACCCCAATTGGCATGGCCACAACTACGAGCTTTTTGTCACTGTAAAGGGCGAACCCCACCCGGATACCGGTTATTGTGTCGATTTGAAGCACCTCAGCGACTTGCTCGACGAGCGCGTGGTGGAGGTTTTTGATCATCGCAACATCAACCTGGATGTGCCTCAAATGCAAGGGGTTCTCACCAGTACCGAAAACATTGTGATTGCGATTTGGGAGATGATTGAAGCGCCCATCCGCGAGCTGGGCTGCACGCTGCACAAAGTGGAACTTCGCGAAACCGAAAACAACAGCGCCGAGTACTACGGCCCCCAGCAAGTATGA
- the folE gene encoding GTP cyclohydrolase I FolE — MSEEIELNGEGYLRVDQFDQSAIDEMSDAYRSIIEKLGEDSLREGLLKTPERAAKAMQFLTHGYDLNPAEILCSAMFEEEYSQMVVVKDIEVYSLCEHHLLPFFGKAHVAYIPNGRIVGLSKIPRVVDAFARRLQVQERLTNQIRDCIEETLRPAGVAVVMEASHMCMAMRGVQKQNSVTTTSAFTGAFLEERTRNEFVSLISSKLH; from the coding sequence ATGAGTGAGGAAATAGAATTGAACGGCGAGGGCTACCTTCGTGTAGATCAGTTTGATCAGTCTGCGATTGACGAAATGTCAGATGCCTATCGGTCTATCATTGAAAAACTCGGTGAGGATAGTCTGCGTGAAGGTTTACTCAAAACCCCTGAGCGCGCGGCCAAAGCCATGCAGTTCCTGACCCACGGATACGACCTGAACCCAGCCGAAATTCTGTGCTCTGCCATGTTCGAAGAGGAGTACAGCCAGATGGTAGTGGTGAAGGATATTGAGGTGTATTCGCTGTGTGAGCATCACCTGCTTCCGTTTTTCGGAAAGGCACATGTGGCCTATATTCCCAATGGCAGAATTGTGGGATTGAGTAAAATACCGCGTGTGGTGGATGCCTTTGCGCGCCGTTTGCAGGTGCAGGAAAGGCTCACCAACCAGATCCGCGATTGTATTGAAGAGACCCTGCGCCCTGCCGGAGTGGCAGTGGTAATGGAGGCGAGTCACATGTGTATGGCAATGAGGGGGGTACAGAAACAAAACTCGGTTACAACCACCTCGGCCTTCACTGGCGCGTTTCTTGAGGAGCGCACCCGAAACGAATTTGTAAGTTTAATTTCATCCAAACTGCATTAA
- a CDS encoding Bax inhibitor-1/YccA family protein, which produces MAKNFMSSVYTYMAGALSVTGIIAWYIGTDPNLISYLISETGGFSMLGWVVLLAPLLLVFAMGGMFQKLSSQSLLGLFALYSALMGASLSFIFVVYEMGSIASTFFITAGTFGVMSVLGYTTQTDLTKMGSMLRMALIGIIIAMLVNFFMQSAAFSYLISILGVLIFTGLTAYDTQKLKRIGMGVEYGSEEASKLAMMGALTLYLDFVNLFLFMLRLFGDRR; this is translated from the coding sequence ATGGCCAAAAATTTTATGTCGTCGGTGTACACCTACATGGCCGGTGCCCTATCTGTTACCGGAATCATTGCCTGGTACATTGGTACAGATCCCAACCTGATTTCCTACCTGATCAGCGAAACCGGTGGTTTCTCTATGCTGGGCTGGGTAGTGCTGTTGGCGCCTCTTTTATTGGTGTTTGCCATGGGAGGTATGTTTCAGAAGCTGTCATCGCAGTCGTTGCTCGGATTATTTGCCTTGTACTCGGCATTGATGGGCGCGAGCCTCAGTTTTATTTTCGTGGTGTATGAAATGGGCTCTATTGCTTCCACCTTCTTTATCACGGCCGGAACTTTTGGCGTGATGTCGGTGCTGGGTTATACCACTCAAACCGACCTCACCAAGATGGGCTCTATGTTGCGTATGGCGCTTATCGGTATCATCATCGCGATGCTGGTGAACTTCTTTATGCAGAGCGCGGCCTTCAGCTACCTGATCAGCATTTTGGGTGTGTTGATTTTCACCGGTCTCACGGCCTACGATACCCAGAAGCTCAAGCGCATCGGTATGGGTGTGGAGTACGGCTCAGAAGAGGCCAGCAAACTCGCCATGATGGGTGCCCTCACACTCTACCTCGATTTTGTGAATCTCTTTTTGTTTATGCTTCGCCTGTTTGGCGATCGCCGATAA